The following nucleotide sequence is from Calonectris borealis chromosome 5, bCalBor7.hap1.2, whole genome shotgun sequence.
TTGGCTGAACCGCATCTTTCCAGTTCCCTTTAACTTCTGTCTGATAGCCAGCACTGAAGTTTTCATACATCAGATCTAAAGGATTGACATTCAAAGTCTGCTTACAACCCCACTGAATTTCCCAACTGTCCCAACAGgttctgggttttctttctggaaaaaaaaccccaaaacgttAACTGATTGAATATGCTCTCTCAATTTCAGGAATGGGAGGCAATGGGAGTGGAACAGTTGCGTCTCAGCACCGTGGATTTAACTGGAGTCCCCACCTTGGAAAACCTCCACAAGGGTGTTGAATTCATACTGAAACACCGAGCGTGCGGTAACAGCGTCTATGTGCACTGCAAGGCAGGACGCTCCCGCAGTGCCACCATGGTGGCAGCATATTTAATTCAAGTAAGAAGGCTTCTATACTAAATGGGGTTTATTTTCACAGAGTCTGGGGCGAGTACAGCCAACCTTTACaatttgcttttgctcaagaAACCTGAGCATGTATAGGTGCATTAATATTCCATGATTTTACAGAGTTTGGTCTGGAGACCTGTTTGAAAAGAGGTAGATAGCTAGGCCCCAAACTTATGTTGCTGTTTTGTAGAACGTGGCAAATGCAAGGTAAATGAACAAGTGAAACTTAATGTTTGCTGAACTGCGGTCTATGCTTTCTTTGATAATCTAGTTTATCTTTGCACACCTTGTTCATCTGCGCTTATGATACTGTCAAGATAATGCTTCCTGGCAATGAGATAGCGGTGAAGCTGCAATATAGCTGCCATTGTAAGTAGTCTTTTCATTCAGCTGTACAGTCTGCCTCTGCCAGCTCAGTTACTGGCACAGGCACTGGCAAAGATGTTCTGATCTTACGGGAAAGAGAAACTGTTGTTGCGACAAAGCTTTGAAACACACGGTCTGATAGTATCTGTTGCTGGTTCTGGCAGATCAGTCAGACTTCAGGAAGCTGCTCAGTTTTCTGGGCCATTAATACAGTAAGTTCTCAACAGGTTTTGAATGATTCTGCCATTCTTAATTCTTTCTATGGAGGAACAGATTGAGATGGGAATAACAAGTCACCAGTGAGGGTAGGTTCACTGAGCAGATAAACATCCATTCTTCTTGTTCAGATTTTCTCCTCGGTTAACTGAAACCGTGAGCCTTTCTAAGCTTTTCAGTAAATAGAATTCAGGACCAAGAGAAGTGACTTTGGTTTTCTGAATTCCTCTACAGATCCAACTGGGTAAGCCAGCACTAAGAACAAAATCCCACCTGTGGATTCTTCTGTTGGTGTTACTAAGTGCTCCCTGGAAAATTTTCCCTTGGTGCTGAAGGGGAAATTTTCTCACTAAGTGCTGAAGTGCGATGGGAATActagtaaagtttaaaaaaaaaaaaaaaaaaagaaaaacaaaaaaagcaagctgtgctCTTGCTCTGGTCTGGTGGGGCTAGGACAGGAAACTATTCACAACATGGTAGAAGCGTGAGTGAGACAGAAAATGGAGGTCCCAGACAGCAACCATCCCTCTTTAACAGAGGGACTCCTTTCATGAACTTGCATTGACATTCAGGCCCCTCTGAGGGGAACATGAAGTCAACAGAAGGGGCAAAGCAGCAATTTTTCTAACAACTCTAATGTTGCCTGTAGCCTCCGCGAAGGCTCCATTAACTGGTGCAGGGATGGAATGGATTTTCACTTGCAGGGTTTCTGCCTTTTCAGCTGCATCACTGGAGCCCTCAGGAAGCAATAGAGGCTATTGCCAAGATCCGTCCCCACATCCTTGTTCGGCACAAGCAAGTCCAGGTCCTGGAGACATTTCACAGGAACATGGTCGCTGGGACAACTGCAGAGTGTCAGTAAGAACTATCAAAATCTCTGTCTCGGctgctttaaaaaacccttaCATTTTAATGATCTAATGAAGGTTTAAGTGTTGTACTTCTTGACCATCAATAAAGAAGTTTTTACATAAATTAAAGGGGAGGTTGGACTGTTTCATTAAAGCTTTCTTTCCTTATGGCTAATGTCTTAGTTCTCTTGGGAGCCCCATACAGTATCAGTGCTGAGTGAACTGCAATCCACAGGAAGTTCTATAATatttgcagcaaaggaaaagaaaactttgtcTCAGCAGAGACTTTATTCAGATTCTTACCCAAAGTGTTACAGTGCCAACGGAGAGGGGTAGGAGGAAGTGGTCTTAATTCTGTCTTTCACCAACACTATGTTATGATTACAGGTGGGGATTCCCTGTACAGTAAAAGAAGCCAATGCTTATAAAAATGATCTCCCTCTTTAT
It contains:
- the PTPMT1 gene encoding phosphatidylglycerophosphatase and protein-tyrosine phosphatase 1 isoform X1 encodes the protein MGVSAALGAGAARLLFYPTLLYTAARARLPGSRRPWFHRIDGAVLLGALPLRGRSRRLVAEENVRAVVTLNEEYETRFLCCSAQEWEAMGVEQLRLSTVDLTGVPTLENLHKGVEFILKHRACGNSVYVHCKAGRSRSATMVAAYLIQLHHWSPQEAIEAIAKIRPHILVRHKQVQVLETFHRNMVAGTTAECQ
- the PTPMT1 gene encoding phosphatidylglycerophosphatase and protein-tyrosine phosphatase 1 isoform X2, yielding MGVSAALGAGAARLLFYPTLLYTAARARLPGSRRPWFHRIDGAVLLGALPLRGRSRRLVAEENVRAVVTLNEEYETRFLCCSAQEWEAMGVEQLRLSTVDLTGVPTLENLHKGVEFILKHRACGNSVYVHCKAGRSRSATMVAAYLIQIQLGKPALRTKSHLWILLLVLLSAPWKIFPWC
- the PTPMT1 gene encoding phosphatidylglycerophosphatase and protein-tyrosine phosphatase 1 isoform X3, producing the protein MGVSAALGAGAARLLFYPTLLYTAARARLPGSRRPWFHRIDGAVLLGALPLRGRSRREWEAMGVEQLRLSTVDLTGVPTLENLHKGVEFILKHRACGNSVYVHCKAGRSRSATMVAAYLIQLHHWSPQEAIEAIAKIRPHILVRHKQVQVLETFHRNMVAGTTAECQ